A section of the Castanea sativa cultivar Marrone di Chiusa Pesio chromosome 12, ASM4071231v1 genome encodes:
- the LOC142621137 gene encoding myrcene synthase, chloroplastic has translation MALKLLTSLPMYNFSRAPVSSKDPILLVTSRTRNGYLARPVQCMVANKVSNSPDILRRSANYQPSIWNHDYIKSLRIEYVGETCTRQINMLKEQVRMMLHKVVDHLEQLELIEILQRLGLSSHFEEEIKRIIDGVYNNDHGGDTWKTENSYATALKFRLLRQHGYSVSQEVFNSFKDERGSFKACLCEDTKGMLSLYEASFFLIEGENILEEARDFSTKHLEEYVKQNKEKNLAAIINHSLELPLHWRMLRLEARWFIDIYRHNQDVNPILLEFAELDFNIVQAAHQADLKQVSTWWKSTGLAENLSFVRDRQVENFFWTVGIIFQPQFGYCRRMLTRVLALITTIDDVYDVYGTLDELELFTDVVERWDINAMDQLPDYMKICFLALHNSVNEMALDIVKEQRFHIIEYLKKAWVGLCRSYLLEAKWYYNRYTPSLQEYIENAWISISGPTVLVHAYFFVTNPITKEALDCLKECPNIIRWSSTILRLADDLGTSTDELKRGDVPKAIQCYMNETGASEEDAREYIKYLISATWKKMNEDRVASSPFSQIFIEIALNLARTAQCMYQHGDGYGAGNRETKDRVLSLLIQSIPLNKD, from the exons ATGGCTCTTAAACTACTTACCTCACTCCCTATGTACAATTTCAGTAGAGCACCTGTCTCATCTAAAGATCCCATCTTACTTGTAACATCTAGGACCAGAAATGGCTACCTTGCTCGTCCTGTCCAATGCATGGTCGCCAACAAAGTTTCAAATAGTCCCGATATTTTGCGGAGATCAGCAAATTACCAACCTTCCATTTGGAACCATGATTACATTAAGTCCCTAAGAATTGAATATGTG GGGGAAACGTGCACCAGACAAATTAATATGTTGAAGGAACAAGTGAGGATGATGCTTCACAAAGTGGTGGACCATCTAGAGCAACTTGAGCTGATAGAAATCTTGCAAAGACTAGGATTATCTTCTCACtttgaagaagaaattaaaagaataatagaTGGTGTGTACAATAATGATCATGGTGGTGATACATGGAAGACGGAGAATTCGTATGCCACAGCTCTTAAATTTCGACTCCTAAGACAACATGGATATAGTGTCTCTCAAG AAGTTTTCAATAGTTTCAAGGATGAGAGAGGGAGTTTCAAGGCATGCCTTTGTGAGGATACCAAGGGCATGCTATCCTTATATGAAGCCTCGTTCTTTTTGATAGAAGGTGAAAATATCTTGGAAGAAGCAAGAGATTTCTCAACCAAACATCTAGAAGAATACGTTAAgcagaataaagaaaaaaatcttgCTGCTATAATAAACCATTCCTTGGAGCTCCCACTGCATTGGAGGATGCTTAGGTTGGAAGCAAGATGGTTCATTGACATATATAGACACAATCAAGACGTGAACCCTATCTTGCTTGAGTTTGCAGAATTGGATTTCAACATTGTACAAGCAGCCCACCAAGCAGATCTAAAACAAGTGTCAAC GTGGTGGAAGAGCACAGGCCTTgcagagaatttgagttttgtgAGGGATAGACAGGTGGAGAATTTCTTTTGGACAGTGGGAATAATATTTCAGCCTCAATTTGGATATTGTAGGAGAATGTTAACCAGGGTCTTAGCACTGATAACAACAATTGATGATGTTTATGATGTATATGGAACTTTGGATGAACTTGAGCTCTTCACAGATGTTGTTGAAAG ATGGGATATCAATGCAATGGATCAACTCCCTGATTATATGAAGATATGTTTCCTTGCTCTACACAATTCAGTTAATGAAATGGCTTTGGATATTGTGAAGGAACAAAGATTCCACATCATTGAATACCTCAAAAAAGCG tGGGTAGGTTTATGTAGATCTTATTTGTTGGAGGCAAAGTGGTACTACAACAGATATACACCGAGTCTACAAGAATACATTGAGAATGCATGGATTTCAATATCAGGACCAACTGTACTAGTGCATGcttatttttttgtcacaaatcCAATTACAAAGGAAGCCTTGGATTGCCTAAAAGAGTGCCCCAACATAATCCGTTGGTCATCAACAATTTTACGACTTGCAGATGATCTTGGAACATCTACG GATGAGTTAAAAAGAGGTGATGTCCCAAAAGCAATCCAGTGTTATATGAATGAAACTGGtgcaagtgaagaagatgccCGTGAGTACATAAAGTATTTGATTAGTGCAACATGGAAGAAGATGAATGAAGACCGAGTTGCGAGTTCTCCCTTCTCTcaaatatttattgaaattgcaTTGAACCTTGCAAGGACAGCCCAATGCATGTACCAGCACGGAGATGGATATGGTGCTGGGAACCGTGAAACTAAGGACCGAGTATTGTCATTACTTATTCAGTCCATTCCCCTAAACAAAGATTGa